A single region of the Solwaraspora sp. WMMD791 genome encodes:
- a CDS encoding SDR family NAD(P)-dependent oxidoreductase, which produces MTTTVPPPADIHTPLTGRVVAITGAGRGLGLLTTETLLRQGARVIANHRSPSSSLEEFRRKFPGQLQLVPGDIGEESTAIALADAARNAGDLHVLIHNAGVTRDQLLAHMPVEDWDEVQRVNLRGGFLATKHAVRIMLRRRYGRIVYISSIAAVMGNTGQANYAASKAGLHGLARSVAQEYASYNIRSTVLAVGVLDVGLGAAMKPNTQRRKVDRSLLGLIDGASVAETLAFLAGPKADFINSEIIRLDGGVRY; this is translated from the coding sequence ATGACCACCACCGTCCCACCCCCCGCCGACATCCACACCCCACTGACCGGCCGGGTCGTCGCCATCACCGGGGCGGGCAGAGGACTCGGCCTGTTGACCACGGAGACGCTGCTGAGGCAGGGAGCGCGCGTCATCGCGAACCACCGCTCCCCCTCGTCGAGTCTGGAGGAGTTCCGCAGAAAGTTCCCCGGGCAGCTGCAACTGGTCCCCGGTGACATCGGCGAGGAGTCCACGGCGATCGCCCTCGCCGACGCCGCCCGCAACGCCGGCGACCTGCACGTGCTGATCCACAATGCCGGCGTCACCCGGGACCAGCTGCTGGCACACATGCCGGTGGAGGACTGGGACGAGGTACAGCGGGTGAACCTGCGCGGTGGCTTTCTCGCCACCAAGCACGCGGTGCGGATCATGCTACGCCGGCGGTACGGCCGGATCGTCTACATTTCATCGATCGCGGCGGTGATGGGCAACACCGGCCAGGCGAACTACGCCGCGTCAAAGGCGGGGCTGCACGGTCTGGCGCGTAGCGTGGCTCAGGAGTACGCCTCGTACAACATCCGGAGCACGGTGCTCGCCGTCGGCGTGCTGGACGTGGGACTCGGTGCGGCGATGAAGCCCAACACCCAACGCCGCAAGGTCGACCGGTCCCTGCTCGGCCTGATCGACGGTGCCTCGGTGGCGGAGACCCTCGCCTTCCTCGCCGGGCCGAAGGCGGACTTCATCAACTCGGAGATCATCCGACTCGACGGTGGAGTGAGGTACTGA
- a CDS encoding SRPBCC family protein, which translates to MNEQTASRLIGAAVDQVRGVLLEPLALADWNPAILSITGPTQAQIATRYPIVAKGGLRGTFHYSAIDDLRILTTIKVTGLEEQGWWNLEPRGDTTLVEHGFSHRGALALLLSSAFQGVAELRLDRLSTRSRRPPASSGQPPTPPVPPMESA; encoded by the coding sequence ATGAACGAACAGACCGCAAGTCGCCTGATCGGCGCAGCCGTGGACCAGGTACGCGGCGTGCTCCTGGAACCCCTGGCCCTGGCCGACTGGAATCCCGCCATCCTCTCCATCACCGGCCCGACGCAGGCACAGATCGCGACCCGGTACCCCATCGTGGCCAAGGGCGGCCTGCGGGGCACGTTCCACTACTCGGCCATCGACGACCTGCGCATCCTGACCACGATCAAGGTGACCGGGTTGGAGGAACAGGGGTGGTGGAACCTCGAACCACGGGGCGACACGACGCTTGTCGAGCATGGCTTCTCCCACCGGGGCGCGCTCGCGTTGCTGCTCTCCTCGGCTTTCCAGGGCGTGGCCGAGCTGCGGCTGGACCGGCTCTCCACCCGTAGCCGCCGGCCACCGGCCAGTTCCGGGCAGCCGCCAACGCCGCCCGTACCCCCGATGGAGTCCGCATGA
- a CDS encoding beta-ketoacyl-ACP synthase III has product MSTRIRTATGTRHTRILGVGAYRPARVVTNHEIASRIDSSDEWISSRTGIRTRRWAGPDETLTEMGAAAAGKAIAHAGLSPGQIDAVLVATITHFKQTPAAATTIGHRVGADAAMALDISAACAGFSTALALASDLVRAGSAGHVLVIGVERLSDLLNHDDRGTAFLFGDGAGAVVVGPAETPGIGPVAWGADGSQSDIITQSVSWQELRHDREVTFPFVQMEGQAVYRWASRAVAQVARTALDLAGITGGQLDAFIPHQANLRITDALVKALDLPTSVAVARDIVDAGNTSAASIPLAMDQMLASGEVNSGDTALLLGFGAGLAYASQVVTLP; this is encoded by the coding sequence ATGAGCACTCGGATCCGTACCGCGACGGGCACCCGGCACACCCGGATCCTCGGGGTGGGCGCCTACCGTCCGGCACGAGTGGTCACCAACCACGAGATCGCATCCCGGATCGACTCCAGCGACGAGTGGATCAGCAGCCGCACCGGGATCCGGACCCGGCGCTGGGCCGGGCCGGACGAGACCCTGACCGAGATGGGCGCGGCGGCAGCAGGCAAGGCGATCGCCCACGCGGGTCTGTCGCCGGGCCAGATCGACGCGGTGCTGGTGGCCACCATCACCCACTTCAAACAGACGCCTGCGGCGGCGACCACGATCGGCCACCGCGTCGGCGCCGACGCCGCCATGGCGCTCGACATATCCGCCGCCTGCGCCGGTTTCAGCACGGCCCTCGCTCTCGCCTCGGACCTGGTCCGCGCCGGCAGCGCCGGGCATGTGCTGGTCATCGGCGTGGAGCGGCTCAGCGACCTGCTGAACCACGACGACCGGGGCACCGCGTTCCTGTTCGGCGACGGGGCCGGTGCGGTCGTCGTCGGCCCCGCCGAGACACCTGGCATCGGACCGGTGGCGTGGGGTGCGGACGGCAGCCAGTCCGACATCATCACGCAGAGTGTGTCCTGGCAGGAGTTGCGGCACGACCGGGAGGTCACGTTCCCGTTCGTGCAGATGGAAGGCCAGGCTGTCTACCGGTGGGCTTCCCGGGCCGTCGCCCAGGTGGCCCGGACCGCACTCGACCTGGCGGGGATCACCGGCGGGCAGCTCGACGCCTTCATCCCGCACCAGGCCAACCTCCGCATCACCGACGCCCTGGTCAAAGCCCTCGACCTGCCCACCAGCGTCGCCGTCGCACGGGACATCGTGGACGCCGGCAACACGTCCGCAGCGTCGATTCCCCTGGCGATGGACCAGATGCTCGCCAGCGGCGAGGTGAACAGCGGGGACACCGCCCTGCTGCTCGGCTTCGGCGCCGGTCTCGCGTACGCCAGCCAGGTCGTCACGCTGCCCTGA
- a CDS encoding acyl carrier protein: MSTSTLTAIAEIVSEISGVPAEDVQLGRKLSQDLGIDSLSMVEIAVALEERFGIEVSDDQIKDLVTVADAVVYVEARGGRIPADA; this comes from the coding sequence GTGAGCACCAGCACCCTGACCGCCATCGCCGAGATCGTCAGCGAGATCTCCGGAGTGCCCGCCGAGGACGTGCAGCTGGGCAGGAAGCTCAGCCAGGACCTCGGGATCGACTCGCTGTCCATGGTCGAGATCGCCGTCGCCCTGGAGGAGCGGTTCGGCATCGAGGTCTCCGACGACCAGATCAAGGATCTCGTCACCGTGGCCGACGCGGTCGTCTACGTCGAAGCGCGCGGCGGCCGGATCCCGGCCGACGCCTAG
- a CDS encoding aldo/keto reductase, translating into MHTRHIGEVGVGAIGLGGMPMSIEGRPDEQRSIATIHAALDAGVTLIDTADAYHLYANDVGHNESLIARAVATYGGDTSDVLIATKGGHLRPGDGSWTQNGSPEYLKSACEASLKRLGVEAIGLYQFHRPDPTVPYADSIGAIRDLLDAGKIRLAGISNANPEQIRLANDILGGRLVSVQNQFSPAFRSSEPELRLCAELGIAFLPWSPLGGISSAADLGSRFAAFAQVAKEYGVSPQQVCLAWMLAKAPVVIPIPGSSRPETIRDSVAAADLELSAAHLARLDQA; encoded by the coding sequence ATGCACACCCGCCACATCGGTGAGGTCGGCGTCGGCGCGATCGGCCTCGGCGGAATGCCGATGTCGATCGAGGGCCGGCCCGACGAGCAGCGGTCGATCGCCACGATCCACGCCGCGCTGGACGCCGGTGTCACCCTGATCGACACCGCCGACGCCTACCACCTGTACGCCAACGACGTCGGACACAACGAGTCGCTGATCGCCCGCGCCGTGGCGACCTACGGCGGCGACACCTCAGACGTGCTGATCGCCACGAAGGGCGGTCACCTGCGGCCGGGCGACGGCTCGTGGACGCAGAACGGCTCGCCGGAGTATCTGAAGAGCGCCTGCGAGGCGTCGCTGAAACGGCTCGGCGTCGAGGCGATCGGCCTCTATCAGTTCCACCGGCCCGACCCCACCGTGCCGTACGCGGATTCGATCGGCGCGATCCGTGACCTCCTCGACGCCGGGAAGATCCGCCTCGCCGGCATCTCCAACGCCAACCCGGAGCAGATCCGGCTGGCCAACGACATCCTCGGCGGGCGGCTGGTCAGCGTACAGAATCAGTTCTCCCCGGCCTTCCGCTCCAGCGAACCGGAACTGCGGCTGTGCGCCGAACTCGGCATCGCGTTCCTGCCGTGGAGCCCGCTCGGTGGCATCTCCAGCGCCGCCGACCTGGGGTCGCGGTTCGCGGCGTTCGCGCAGGTCGCCAAGGAGTACGGGGTCAGCCCGCAACAGGTCTGCCTGGCCTGGATGCTGGCAAAGGCGCCGGTCGTGATCCCGATCCCCGGGTCGTCGCGCCCGGAGACGATCCGTGACTCTGTCGCGGCGGCCGACCTCGAACTGTCGGCCGCACACCTGGCCCGACTCGACCAGGCCTGA
- a CDS encoding LysR family transcriptional regulator — MELRQLEYFVAVAEERHFTRAAERMHVAQSGLSTSIRSLERELGASLFVRNTRSVELTNEGRALLTQARHTLATVAAAKDAVAAVRGLLRGKLAVGTLQCLGAVDLPAALARFHAEHPGIEIRLRQGGSPDLIERVRTGDLDLAFVSAPASPVSGVALAPIRAEPMVLACGPDHPLRDRSGVALRDLAGATFVDFSPGWITRDVVDQAMATAGVDRRVAFEVNDVHWLLDLVSHGLGVAVVPQFFSTKRTAARFVPLTDAPRWNLAVATASGRHPSTAATALLALDDIRPHPTTHEPGTA, encoded by the coding sequence GTGGAGCTGCGTCAGCTCGAGTACTTCGTGGCGGTCGCCGAGGAGCGGCACTTCACCCGCGCCGCCGAGCGGATGCACGTCGCGCAGTCCGGCCTGTCGACCTCGATCCGCTCACTGGAACGGGAGCTGGGCGCGAGCCTGTTCGTCCGTAACACCCGTAGCGTCGAGCTGACCAACGAAGGCCGGGCGCTGCTCACCCAGGCCCGGCACACGCTGGCCACCGTCGCCGCCGCCAAGGACGCCGTGGCCGCGGTCCGGGGGCTGCTGCGCGGCAAACTGGCCGTCGGCACCCTGCAGTGCCTCGGTGCCGTCGACCTGCCGGCAGCGCTGGCCCGCTTCCACGCCGAACACCCCGGCATCGAGATCCGGCTCCGTCAGGGCGGCTCACCGGACCTGATCGAACGGGTCCGTACCGGCGATCTCGACCTTGCCTTCGTGTCGGCACCGGCCAGCCCGGTCTCCGGGGTCGCCCTGGCCCCGATCCGCGCCGAGCCGATGGTGCTGGCCTGCGGGCCGGACCATCCGCTGCGCGACCGCTCCGGCGTCGCCCTGCGTGACCTGGCCGGCGCGACGTTCGTCGACTTCTCCCCCGGCTGGATCACCCGGGACGTCGTCGACCAGGCGATGGCCACCGCCGGAGTGGACCGGCGGGTCGCGTTCGAGGTCAACGACGTGCACTGGCTGCTCGACCTGGTCAGTCACGGGCTCGGCGTCGCCGTCGTACCGCAGTTCTTCAGCACCAAGCGGACCGCCGCGCGCTTCGTGCCCCTCACCGACGCGCCGCGCTGGAATCTGGCGGTCGCGACCGCCAGCGGCCGACACCCGAGTACGGCAGCGACCGCGCTGCTGGCCCTCGATGACATCCGCCCCCACCCGACCACCCACGAGCCGGGTACGGCCTGA
- a CDS encoding GNAT family N-acetyltransferase, protein MKSRIQSIRAFNRIVTERLGVLEDRYLARDRPLSLDRLLWEIGEDGIDVRELRSRLGLDSGYTSRQLRALEQEGLVVVSPSEHDSRVRRATLTPAGLAERTVLDRLSDELVETILDPLTERQRDELVAAAVTVRRMFTASAVTIAAVDPATDAARWAVDAYHRTLDERFDGGFRPERSLPAADDALRPPSGQFLLATLKDRPVGCVGVTKVDGAAAAIRRLWVSPELRGLGVGRRLIDAAEEAAASLGASIVRLETNKSLTEAIGLYRAAGYDEVAPFNDEPYAHHWFVKSLHDDGTGAPPGGVGFIGLGIMGLPMARRLVGGGVGLTVWSRTPKADEELVAAGTRTAATVAEVFARCDTVLVMLRDAAAVDQVLRDVPGGLAHLVAGRTIVNMGTLSPEYSKALADEVESAGGHYVEAPVSGSRVPAEEGNLVAMVAGRPDVVRRVVPLLDPMCAQITICGPVPSGITMKLAVNVFLIALVTGLAEAFHFADRHGLDPRLLREILDAGQMSSPISRVKTAKLVAGDLTAQAAISDVRMNSELIVDAAVSAGAGVPLSDLCRALYADAVRRGDGALDMVGIIRTIAAGQ, encoded by the coding sequence ATGAAGTCCCGGATTCAGAGCATCCGCGCGTTCAACCGCATCGTCACCGAGAGACTCGGGGTGCTGGAGGACCGCTACCTCGCGCGCGACCGGCCACTGAGCCTTGACCGTCTGCTGTGGGAGATCGGCGAGGACGGCATCGACGTGCGCGAGCTGCGCAGCCGTCTCGGACTCGACTCCGGCTACACCAGCCGGCAGCTCCGAGCCCTGGAGCAGGAGGGTCTGGTCGTCGTGTCCCCTTCGGAACATGACAGCCGGGTCCGCCGAGCGACGCTCACACCTGCGGGTTTGGCGGAGCGGACCGTGCTGGACCGGCTTTCGGACGAACTGGTCGAAACGATCCTGGATCCGCTGACCGAGCGTCAGCGAGATGAGCTCGTCGCGGCGGCGGTGACCGTGCGGCGCATGTTCACCGCCTCCGCGGTCACGATCGCTGCGGTCGATCCGGCCACAGACGCGGCACGGTGGGCAGTCGACGCTTACCACCGCACGCTCGACGAGCGTTTCGACGGCGGGTTCCGGCCGGAGCGCAGCCTTCCCGCCGCCGATGACGCACTGCGTCCCCCGTCCGGACAGTTCCTGCTGGCGACGCTGAAGGACCGCCCCGTCGGATGCGTCGGCGTCACGAAGGTCGACGGTGCGGCGGCGGCGATCCGACGACTCTGGGTGTCGCCCGAGCTGCGCGGGCTGGGAGTCGGCCGGCGGCTCATCGACGCGGCCGAGGAAGCGGCCGCGTCGCTCGGGGCGAGCATCGTCCGGCTGGAGACCAACAAGTCACTCACCGAGGCGATCGGCCTGTACCGGGCCGCCGGGTACGACGAGGTCGCCCCGTTCAACGACGAGCCGTACGCACACCACTGGTTCGTGAAGTCACTGCACGACGACGGCACCGGTGCCCCGCCTGGCGGCGTCGGCTTCATCGGCCTGGGCATCATGGGCCTGCCCATGGCCCGCCGGCTCGTGGGCGGCGGCGTCGGGCTGACCGTGTGGAGCCGTACCCCGAAGGCCGACGAGGAACTCGTCGCAGCCGGGACCCGGACCGCCGCCACCGTCGCGGAGGTGTTCGCCCGGTGCGACACGGTGCTCGTGATGCTGCGCGACGCGGCCGCCGTCGATCAGGTCCTCCGGGACGTCCCCGGGGGACTCGCCCACCTCGTCGCCGGGCGCACGATCGTCAACATGGGAACTCTCTCCCCCGAATACTCGAAGGCGCTGGCCGACGAGGTCGAGAGCGCCGGCGGACACTACGTCGAAGCCCCGGTCTCCGGCTCTCGGGTACCGGCCGAGGAAGGCAACCTCGTCGCGATGGTGGCGGGTCGGCCCGACGTCGTCCGACGCGTCGTCCCGCTGCTCGACCCGATGTGCGCGCAGATCACCATCTGCGGGCCGGTGCCGTCCGGGATCACGATGAAGCTCGCCGTCAACGTGTTCCTGATCGCTCTCGTGACCGGCCTCGCCGAGGCGTTCCACTTCGCGGACAGGCACGGTCTCGACCCACGACTGCTCCGCGAGATTCTCGACGCGGGCCAGATGTCGTCCCCGATCTCCCGGGTCAAGACCGCGAAACTGGTCGCGGGCGACCTCACCGCGCAGGCGGCGATCTCCGACGTGCGAATGAACTCCGAGCTCATCGTCGACGCGGCCGTTTCCGCCGGCGCGGGCGTCCCGCTCAGCGACCTGTGCCGTGCCCTCTACGCCGACGCCGTGCGGCGCGGCGACGGAGCCCTCGACATGGTCGGCATCATCCGCACCATCGCGGCCGGGCAGTAG
- a CDS encoding response regulator transcription factor, translated as MADPVRVLLADDDSLIRTAIDAVLRPATDIELIAQAADGRTAIDLAVRHRPDVALLDIQMPVLDGLAALREIRRLAPAVQIVVLTTFGEDEYVAQALAAGAAGFLLKESAADELAYAVRAAAAGNAYLSPKITRQVLNRLPTVTVRPEEDLKRVDMLSDREREVLVLLAQGLSNAEIGQQLFVSEGTVKTHVYRVFAKLGCENRVQAAMLAQRAGLLDPPSGPAH; from the coding sequence ATGGCCGACCCCGTACGGGTGCTCCTGGCTGACGACGACTCGTTGATCCGTACCGCGATCGACGCGGTCCTGCGACCGGCGACCGACATCGAGCTGATCGCCCAGGCCGCCGACGGGCGGACCGCGATCGACCTGGCCGTACGGCACCGACCGGACGTGGCACTGCTGGACATCCAGATGCCGGTCCTCGACGGCCTGGCGGCGCTGCGGGAGATCCGCCGGCTGGCCCCGGCGGTCCAGATCGTGGTGCTGACGACCTTCGGTGAGGACGAGTACGTCGCGCAGGCACTCGCCGCCGGAGCCGCCGGCTTCCTGCTCAAGGAGTCCGCCGCCGACGAACTCGCGTACGCCGTGCGCGCCGCCGCGGCCGGCAACGCCTACCTGTCGCCGAAGATCACCCGTCAGGTGCTCAATCGGCTACCTACTGTCACTGTACGTCCAGAAGAGGACCTGAAAAGAGTCGACATGCTCAGCGATCGGGAACGCGAAGTCCTGGTACTGCTGGCCCAGGGCCTGTCCAACGCCGAGATCGGCCAACAGCTGTTCGTCTCCGAAGGCACCGTGAAGACCCACGTGTACCGGGTGTTCGCCAAGCTCGGCTGCGAGAACCGGGTCCAGGCGGCCATGCTCGCCCAACGGGCCGGTCTGCTGGATCCGCCCTCTGGTCCGGCCCACTGA
- a CDS encoding histidine kinase: MTTFRWAAWWHDRTARWPARARRWRTRAARVGPWRLLYEICLVALVTVMATLAAVGADWYPLAPWLVALSTPVLVVLRLPHPTAAYVAAALIGLATGGQNSLLLAVLSAALAYRVARWWQVGAALAVAWASYVGSIRWSEPVTVELAVAYSALFVLLAIFPAGVARLVRRRRRLLAALHHRNMQLHREQGEIARQAQTRERARIARDLHDSLGYKLTLISLYAGMLRTAEGDQRTEAADLVRQTSSAAMTELRQILGILGQDDSQSAVRPLTGLDELAAQARAGGAEVEVVRQGQPRPLAALTEHAAYRVIQEGLTNALRHARGGAIVLLLRYETDALVAAVTNTAGHRVARSTSQQGLIGLAERVRIAKGMLYHGPTPDGGFRLAATLPYLGDEPAAAEHRPPPVAGADFDGLIERHQRGSRLTLAVTGLVIAACLALCLAGAWLATTLVVVDRDTYDAVRIGQPEDEVRAVLPDVDVGVVDADGAGRRSPPGATCVDYDSSILDQADSDTERTMYRFCFREATLVDKQIVKEPRQ, from the coding sequence ATGACGACGTTCCGGTGGGCGGCGTGGTGGCACGACCGGACAGCCCGGTGGCCCGCACGGGCACGGCGGTGGCGGACGCGGGCGGCCCGGGTCGGGCCGTGGCGCCTGCTCTACGAGATCTGCCTGGTGGCGCTGGTCACCGTGATGGCGACCCTGGCCGCCGTCGGCGCCGACTGGTACCCGCTCGCGCCCTGGTTGGTCGCGCTCTCCACACCGGTGCTGGTGGTGCTGCGGCTGCCCCACCCGACGGCCGCGTACGTCGCCGCGGCACTGATCGGCCTCGCCACCGGCGGACAGAACAGCCTGCTGCTGGCGGTGCTGAGCGCCGCGCTGGCGTACCGGGTCGCCCGATGGTGGCAGGTCGGCGCCGCGCTGGCCGTCGCCTGGGCCAGCTACGTCGGGTCGATCCGCTGGTCGGAACCGGTGACGGTGGAGTTGGCCGTCGCGTACTCGGCGCTGTTCGTCCTGCTGGCGATCTTCCCGGCCGGTGTGGCCCGGCTGGTCCGGCGGCGACGGCGCCTGCTGGCGGCGCTGCACCACCGAAACATGCAACTGCACCGGGAGCAGGGCGAGATCGCCCGTCAGGCGCAGACCCGGGAACGGGCCCGCATCGCCCGGGACCTGCACGATTCGCTGGGGTACAAACTCACCCTGATCTCGCTGTACGCCGGGATGCTGCGGACCGCCGAGGGCGACCAGCGGACCGAGGCCGCCGACCTGGTGAGGCAGACCTCCTCGGCGGCGATGACCGAGCTGCGGCAGATTCTCGGCATCCTCGGCCAGGACGACAGCCAGTCCGCGGTGCGGCCGCTGACCGGCCTGGACGAGCTGGCAGCGCAGGCCCGGGCCGGCGGCGCCGAAGTGGAGGTCGTCCGTCAGGGTCAACCCCGACCGCTGGCGGCGTTGACCGAACACGCGGCGTACCGGGTGATCCAGGAAGGCCTGACCAACGCGTTGCGGCACGCTCGAGGTGGGGCGATCGTCCTGCTGCTGCGCTACGAGACCGACGCGCTGGTGGCCGCCGTCACCAACACCGCCGGGCACCGGGTCGCCCGGTCCACCTCCCAGCAGGGACTGATCGGGTTGGCCGAACGGGTCCGGATCGCCAAGGGCATGCTCTACCACGGTCCGACGCCCGACGGCGGGTTCCGGCTGGCGGCCACCCTGCCGTACCTGGGTGACGAACCCGCTGCCGCCGAGCACCGTCCCCCACCGGTGGCCGGGGCCGACTTCGACGGCCTGATCGAGCGGCACCAGCGCGGGTCCCGGCTCACCCTGGCGGTCACCGGGCTGGTCATCGCCGCCTGCCTGGCGTTGTGTCTGGCCGGGGCCTGGCTGGCCACCACGCTGGTCGTGGTCGACCGCGACACCTACGACGCGGTGCGGATCGGCCAGCCGGAGGACGAGGTCCGGGCGGTGCTGCCCGACGTCGACGTCGGCGTGGTCGACGCCGACGGTGCCGGTCGCCGGTCACCACCCGGTGCCACCTGCGTCGACTACGACTCGTCGATCCTGGACCAGGCCGACTCCGACACCGAACGGACCATGTACCGGTTCTGTTTCCGCGAAGCAACGCTCGTCGACAAACAGATCGTCAAGGAACCGCGACAGTGA
- a CDS encoding LppX_LprAFG lipoprotein → MSTLNRATSVAVASVAVLALTACGAAQPAAEVAAGGGSGVLTQLATDAVGSLQRTIETTNKATSVKVTMTGTAGGESMDMSGVIAFGDEPKAELTMVDPEDGEITVRTIGTTYYVSIPEAEQASMEGKKWFKMDLAALGAGSEELAKQVEDMDPVKGVQTLLEGKEVVVVGEETIDGVKTVHYTSTSPVETYLGQLDAELREGVQEQFAAAGVTEVKADVWVDEQYQPRRVKMVMGTMSDITVDYTDYGTPVSIEAPAEAETLDFAEMFGDLQDLLADVEG, encoded by the coding sequence GTGTCGACACTGAACAGGGCCACCTCCGTGGCGGTGGCCTCGGTCGCCGTACTCGCCCTCACCGCCTGCGGTGCCGCGCAGCCCGCGGCCGAGGTCGCCGCCGGCGGTGGGTCGGGCGTGCTGACGCAGCTCGCCACCGACGCGGTCGGGTCGCTGCAGCGCACCATCGAGACCACCAACAAGGCCACCTCGGTGAAGGTGACGATGACCGGCACCGCCGGTGGTGAGTCGATGGACATGAGCGGCGTCATCGCCTTCGGGGACGAGCCGAAGGCCGAGCTGACGATGGTCGACCCGGAGGACGGGGAGATCACCGTACGCACCATCGGGACCACGTACTACGTGAGCATCCCGGAGGCGGAGCAGGCGTCGATGGAGGGCAAGAAGTGGTTCAAGATGGACCTCGCCGCGCTGGGCGCCGGCTCTGAGGAGCTCGCCAAGCAGGTCGAGGACATGGACCCGGTCAAGGGCGTGCAGACCCTCCTCGAGGGCAAGGAGGTCGTGGTCGTCGGTGAGGAGACCATCGACGGTGTCAAGACGGTGCACTACACGTCGACCAGCCCGGTCGAGACCTACCTGGGGCAACTCGACGCCGAGCTGCGCGAGGGCGTCCAGGAGCAGTTCGCCGCCGCCGGCGTGACCGAGGTCAAGGCCGACGTGTGGGTCGACGAGCAGTACCAGCCGCGCCGGGTGAAGATGGTCATGGGAACGATGAGCGACATCACGGTCGACTACACCGACTACGGCACCCCGGTGTCGATCGAGGCACCGGCGGAGGCGGAGACGCTGGACTTCGCGGAGATGTTCGGTGACCTGCAGGACCTGCTCGCCGACGTCGAAGGCTGA
- a CDS encoding cellulose binding domain-containing protein: MVVIPVRKFIGVLVALAVGVAATLALTSPAQATTATFTQTSAWSTGYVGEVVVTNNFTVPITGWEVAFTLPAGSSVSSAWSTQVATTTPHYTMINTSWNGSLAPGQSVTIGFVVTGTGLPTILWPL; encoded by the coding sequence ATGGTGGTGATCCCCGTGCGGAAGTTCATCGGCGTGCTCGTGGCTCTGGCGGTGGGTGTGGCGGCGACCCTGGCCCTCACCTCACCGGCGCAGGCGACGACGGCGACCTTCACCCAGACCAGTGCCTGGTCCACCGGGTACGTGGGCGAGGTGGTCGTCACGAACAACTTCACCGTGCCGATCACCGGCTGGGAGGTGGCGTTCACGCTGCCGGCCGGATCGTCGGTGTCCAGTGCGTGGAGCACCCAGGTCGCGACGACCACGCCGCACTACACAATGATCAATACGAGCTGGAACGGCTCACTCGCACCGGGCCAGTCGGTCACCATCGGGTTCGTGGTGACCGGCACCGGCCTCCCGACGATCCTGTGGCCGCTCTGA